A genomic window from Daphnia carinata strain CSIRO-1 chromosome 9, CSIRO_AGI_Dcar_HiC_V3, whole genome shotgun sequence includes:
- the LOC130689067 gene encoding uncharacterized protein LOC130689067 isoform X1: protein MGATGLPLLYTAILLALSVSYIQGRVGFEKLSEMDYRGNTYYTIRNLSLYECQGWCREEPDCAAASFSFVVNPLAPIQETVCLLQNETTGASPTVTPQKSVSTYYMIKLNIRSENVCNRPWTFERVPNKMLRGLDNALIFTATKESCLAACLNERRFVCRSAEYNYITTKCHLSEHDRRSVDDNVELVDAQGVDYFENLCLKAADGCRGVRQYAVPSVGVAEDRVAQHADVYFYVDKELLASNEAACQRACQVENEFLCRSYLYKESSAGLEYNCQLYHLDHFSLPDGPTTFLTTDRPLLDDGEPVGKFVENVCISPDGLGELTGQEVVSGGGAGGPISGSLTGGSGSGTGGSLNVGSGIGGGTTGGSGSTGTGGSGSTGTGGSGSTGTGGSNTGGSGNTGTGGSNTGGSGNTGTGGSSGTGVSTPRPTRPTRPGLNVGSGITAGSGTTGTDGTDFTGITSGGSGGISSGGTGDLTTATESDINCDRTGTCYDVGVHCRDTKIEVLIKTNKPFSGRVYALGRSETCNIDVQNSDSFRLDLSMNGGDCNTQSMSGMFTNTIVLQHHSVVMTKGDKIYKIKCTYDMSPRNVSFGMMPIRDPDMISITSAPAAPPPRIRILDPSGGDVETVRIGDRLIFRIEIPGNTPYGIFARSCLAMAKDSRSTFQIIDDDGCPTDPSIFPRFVPDGTALQSTYEAFRFTESYGVIFQCNVRYCLGPCEPANCQWGRDTMESWGRKRRNAETPEKTEEDMTLSQEILVLDFGDDETKFSNRQTASLPANFPNNSEK, encoded by the exons ATGGGTGCGACCGGGTTACCGCTGCTTTACACAGCCATTTTGTTGGCCCTCAGCGTTTCCTACATTCAAG gaCGGGTCGGTTTTGAGAAGCTGTCGGAAATGGACTACCGAGGCAACACTTACTACACGATCCGCAATTTGTCGCTCTACGAATGTCAAGGATGGTGCAGAGAAGAGCCGGACTGTGCGGCGGCGTCCTTCag TTTTGTGGTCAACCCACTGGCGCCCATCCAGGAGACCGTGTGCCTGTTGCAAAATGAGACGACCGGGGCCAGTCCCACCGTCACTCCGCAAAAATCCGTCTCCACTTATTACATGATCAAGCTCAACATCAGATCAG AGAATGTATGCAACCGACCGTGGACTTTTGAGAGAGTGCCAAACAAGATGCTTCGCGGTCTGGACAACGCTCTCATCTTCACAGCTACCAAAGAGTCTTGCCTGGCCGCTTGCCTCAACGAG AGACGATTCGTTTGTCGGTCGGCCGAGTACAACTACATCACAACCAAGTGCCACCTCAGCGAACATGACCGACGCTCTGTCGATGACAATGTCGAATTGGTAGATGCCCAAGGAGTCGactattttgaaaatctttgcTTGAAAG CTGCTGATGGATGTCGTGGAGTTCGCCAGTACGCAGTGCCGTCCGTCGGTGTAGCCGAAGATCGTGTGGCCCAACACGCCGACGTCTATTTTTATGTCGACAAAGAACTATTG GCCAGTAACGAAGCAGCTTGTCAACGCGCCTGTCAAGTCGAGAACGAATTCCTTTGCCGTTCTTACTTGTACAAAGAGAGCTCCGCCGGTCTAGAGTACAATTGCCAGCTGTATCATTTGGATCATTTCTCCCTGCCCGACGGACCGACCACTTTCCTGACCACGGACCGACCGCTGCTCGACGACGGAGAGCCTGTCGGCAAGTTCGTCGAGAACGTCTGCATCA GTCCTGATGGACTTGGTGAACTTACTGGACAAGAGGTCGTCAGTGGTGGAGGTGCCGGCGGACCCATCAGCGGAAGTCTTACTGGAGGAAGTGGATCTGGAACAGGTGGCAGTCTTAATGTAGGCAGTGGAATTGGAGGTGGCACAACCGGCGGAAGTGGAAGCACTGGAACTGGAGGAAGTGGAAGCACTGGAACTGGAGGAAGTGGAAGCACTGGAACTGGAGGTAGTAACACTGGAGGAAGTGGAAACACTGGAACTGGAGGTAGTAACACTGGAGGAAGTGGAAACACTGGAACTGGTGGAAGCAGTGGAACTGGCGTCAGCACACCTCGTCCAACTCGTCCTACTCGACCAGGTCTCAACGTTGGATCAGGTATCACGGCGGGCAGTGGAACTACCGGCACTGATGGCACAGATTTCACTGGAATCACCAGCGGTGGATCAGGCGGAATCAGCAGCGGAGGCACAGGCGATTTAACTACCGCCACCGAATCTGATATCAACTGTGATCGTACTGGAACTTGTTACGATG TTGGAGTCCATTGCCGTGATACCAAGATCGAGGTCCTGATTAAAACCAACAAGCCATTCAGCGGCCGTGTTTACGCCCTTGGCAGAAGCGAGACTTGCAACATCGATGTTCAAAATAGCGATAGCTTCCGGCTGGATCTCTCCATGAACGGCGGCGATTGTAACACGCAATCCATGTCTGGCATGTTTACCAACACGATCGTCCTCCAGCACCACAGCGTTGTCATGACTAAAGGAGATAAAATCTACAAGATTAAGTGTACTTATGACATGTCGCCGCGTAACGTTTCCTTCGGAATGATGCCCATCAG AGATCCGGACATGATCAGCATTACTTCAGCTCCTGCTGCACCTCCTCCACGTATACGTATCTTGGATCCCAGCGGTGGAGATGTCGAGACTGTTCGTATTGGAGACCGACTCATTTTCCGCATCGAAATCCCCGGCAACa CTCCCTACGGTATTTTCGCCCGCAGCTGTCTTGCTATGGCCAAAGACTCTAGAAGCACCTTCCAGATCATCGATGATGATGG TTGCCCAACGGACCCCTCCATCTTCCCTCGCTTCGTGCCCGACGGTACAGCTTTGCAGAGCACCTACGAGGCTTTCCGCTTCACTGAGAGCTACGGAGTCATCTTCCAATGTAACGTTCGCTATTGTCTCGGACCTTGCGAACCG gCTAACTGCCAATGGGGAAGAGATACCATGGAATCATGGGGACGTAAACGTCGTAACGCCGAGACACCAGAAAAGACCGAAGAGGACATGACATTGTCGCAGGAAATCCTCGTCTTGGACTTTGGAGATGATGAAACCAAATTCAGCAACAGACAGACAGCTTCGTTGCCTGCCAACTTCCCTAACAACAGTGAGAAATAG
- the LOC130689112 gene encoding exosome complex component RRP4-like — translation MVDIRLASEVPLFDIVADSAEPKHLVTPGSLITKETGFMRGHGTYMQDDCLYASVAGVVERVNQLISVRPLKSRYHGEIGDVVIGRITEVSQKRWKLDTNARLDSVLLLQSVNLPGGELRRRSAEDELSMRQYLKEGDLVSAEVQNIFNDGALSLHTRSMKYGKLSQGCLVKVSPSLIRRQKTHFHNLPCGASIIMGNNGFVWICPTLHEDAAGGFVQNLETVPHADRQAISRLRNCVTALAQCKMMIYDTSIMHAYDASINAGFEIKDLLLPDKITEIAMMVRKQFEMEKE, via the exons ATGGTAGACATACGATTGGCATCAGAAGTGCCACTCTTTGATATCGTTGCCGATTCTGCTGAGCCCAAACATCTCGTCACGCCTGGCTCCTTGATCACGAAAGAAACTGGGTTCATGAG AGGGCATGGTACATACATGCAAGATGATTGCCTATATGCCAGTGTTGCTGGCGTAGTTGAGAGAGTTAACCAGCTCATTTCAGTGAGGCCATTAAAGTCTCGATACCATGGAGAGATAGGAGATGTGGTTATTGGAAGGATTACCGAAGTTTCACAAAAACGATGGAAGCTGGACACTAATGCAAGATTAGATTCTGTGCTTTTACTTCAGTCTGTCAACTTGCCTGGTGGTGAACTG AGAAGAAGATCAGCAGAAGATGAATTATCAATGAGGCAGTATTTAAAAGAAGGTGATTTAGTCAGTGCAGAGGTTCAAAATATCTTTAATGATGGAGCACTTTCTTTGCACACAAGAAGTATGAAATATGGAAAG CTTTCTCAAGGATGTTTGGTAAAAGTGAGCCCATCACTAATACGGCGGCAGAAAACACATTTCCACAACTTACCTTGTGGCGCAAGCATAATCATGGGCAATAACGGGTTCGTTTGGATCTGCCCTACGCTCCATGAAGATGCTGCTGGTGGATTCGTTCAAAATCTGGAG ACAGTACCACACGCCGACCGACAAGCCATAAGCCGCTTAAGAAATTGCGTAACAGCTTTGGCGCAGTGCAAGATGATGATCTACGATACTAGCATTATGCACGCTTACGACGCCTCCATAAATGCTGGGTTTGAG ATCAAAGATCTCCTTCTACCCGACAAAATAACAGAAATTGCTATGATGGTTCGGAAACagtttgaaatggaaaaagaataa
- the LOC130689034 gene encoding anaphase-promoting complex subunit 2-like, giving the protein MMNSATAVSSAWSYLKQSLNLDGKWQKELDRKEIEICLELVVRHDLVDFTKELVWQKLYYETRTKIVPNFWSKFSLAHNENIGYENFNEAVNVLNADIAKQQHYFSLLDRLSGNVILKSFDQYKAHLSAILLSQIPPHFEHSVHAFYTRAFRAFMSLEKRSLNFDADESGDVITHCSGCDQEIDQCECNIILDNCHKVNKDLTELGILEKLSVGMIHTLILSQIQSHVQDSCVGNFASSQIDMLEKWLHSIIFRWLGIVYGEDYIQQDQVRKNFTQFLYHAYTHARIEQLFEIIIGYPESFPSVKDLQECLSRTQLKPTLTQSLKTTLEARLLHQGATTEDILIAYVSAIRAFSVLDPTGVLLDAACDPIKQYLRLRGDTVRHIIHSLTDSSGELGGELELGRTGTAILDDESVAAVGDAEASTDWENWSPAPSDADPSKLWTGKKPGDIVPMLVNIYGSKSLFVKEYRKLLSDRLLLNLHFDTEEEIRNLEFLKIRFGENELHNCEVMLKDVADSKRINTHLQSVAHKPDFPISAMIISAQYWDQLKDKPMKLPIKIINQLEQYNQNYKTVKTSRSLHWVPQSGSVELELEFDNHRSASFTVPPDLAAIISHFEDKEQWDLEELSQEMELPMSHLRRRVHVWQTHGVLQEISTDRFKVDENGPAFTGHKVLLETLAKMEEEEEDDDEEDNEKKSEDDGLQVYWSYVVGMLTNLEALPVERIHQMLKMFTMQGSSGAECTLQQLKMFLDSKVKQQLLSFSSGMYRLPKP; this is encoded by the exons ATGATGAACTCAGCTACAGCAGTTTCTTCTGCCTGGAGCTACCTCAAACAAAGCTTAAATCTTGATGGAAAATGGCAG aaagaattggacagaaaagaaattgaaatttgtttaGAACTTGTTGTAAGGCATGACTTGGTTGACTTCACGAAGGAGTTAGTTTGGCAGAAACTCTACTATGAAACTAGAACCAAAATAGTACCAAACTTCTGGTCAAAGTTTTCCTTAGCCCACAACGAAAACATTGGGTATGAAAACTTTAATGAAGCAGTAAATGTCTTGAATGCTGACATTGCAAAACAGCAACACTACTTCTCACTATTGGATCGACTGTCTGGAAATGTCATATTAAAGTCATTTGACCAGTATAAAGCACACCTTAGTGCAATATTATTGTCTCAGATACCCCCACATTTTGAGCACAGTGTGCATGCCTTCTACACTCGTGCTTTCAGAGCTTTTATGTCCTTGGAAAAGAGAAGCCTAAACTTTG ATGCGGATGAATCTGGTGATGTCATCACTCACTGTTCAGGATGTGATCAAGAAATAGATCAGTGTGAATGCAACATCATCCTGGATAACTGCCATAAAGTCAACAa GGATTTGACGGAGCTTGGAATACTTGAAAAACTCTCTGTTGGTATGATTCACACGCTTATTCTGTCTCAAATCCAATCCCACGTGCAGGATTCGTGTGTAGGAAATTTCGCTTCTTCCCAGATTGATATGCTTGAAAAG TGGTTGCATAGCATAATTTTTAGATGGCTAGGCATCGTTTACGGAGAAGATTACATCCAACAGGATCAAGTGCGCAAAAATTTTACCCAGTTCCTTTATCATGCATACACGCATGCGAGAATTGAGCAGCTTTTTGAGATAATCATCG GCTATCCAGAAAGCTTCCCCTCAGTTAAAGATCTGCAGGAATGCCTATCCCGGACACAGTTAAAACCAACATTGACACAATCCCTAAAAACTACCTTAGAAGCAAGATTGCTTCACCAGGGTGCCACAACAGAGGACATATTAATCGCCTATGTTTCAGCCATCAGAGCGTTTAGCGTACTCGATCCCACTGGTGTTCTTTTAGATGCAGCTTGCGATCCGATTAA gcAATACTTGCGACTTAGAGGAGACACAGTTCGTCACATAATTCATAGCTTGACGGACAGTAGTGGAGAGCTAGGCGGAGAGCTTGAATTGGGAAGAACAGGGACGGCTATATTGGACGACGAATCGGTTGCAGCCGTTGGAGATGCCGAAGCGTCGACGGATTGGGAAAATTGGTCGCCAGCACCAAGCGACGCAGATCCAAGCAAATTGTGGACGGGAAAGAAGCCA GGAGATATTGTGCCGATGTTGGTGAACATTTATGGCAGCAAAAGTCTTTTTGTCAAAGAGTACCGCAAGTTGCTCTCGGATCGATTGTTGCTCAACCTTCATTTTGACACGGAAGAGGAGATTCGCAATCTAGAATTTCTCAAAATACGCTTCGGCGAAAATGAGTTGCACAACTGTGAAGTAATGCTGAAGGATGTAGCCGACTCGAAAAGGATTAACACTCACCTGCAGTCCGTTGCGCACAAACCAGAC tttccaATATCTGCCATGATAATCTCGGCTCAGTATTGGGACCAGTTGAAGGACAAGCCAATGAAATTACCGATTAAAATCATTAATCAACTTGAACAATATAACCAAAATTATAAAACTGTAAAAACAAGTCGCTCTTTACATTGGGTGCCTCAGTCAGGCTCAGTAGAACTGGAACTGGAATTTGATAACCATCGGTCTGCGTCATTCACAGTTCCACCTGACCTGGCTGCCATCATTTCTCATTTTGAAGACAAGGAACAATGGGATTTGGAAGAACTTAGCCAGGAGATGGAACTACCAATGTCCCACCTTCGACGGCGCGTTCATGTTTGGCAGACACATGGTGTCCTTCAAGAAATTTCTACCGATCGCTTTAAGGTGGATGAAAATGGCCCGGCTTTTACAGGACATAAG GTTCTGTTGGAAACACTGGCAAAaatggaagaggaagaagaagacgatgatgaAGAGGACAATGAGAAAAAATCAGAAGACGACGGTCTACAAGTATATTGGTCATATGTTGTTGGAATGTTGACAAATCTTGAAGCTCTTCCAGTTGAGCGAATCCAtcaaatgcttaaaatgttcaCAATGCAAGGTTCTAGTGGAGCAGAATGTACTCTTCAACaattaaaaatgtttcttgaTTCGAAAGTCAAGCAACAATTGTTGTCCTTCTCCTCTGGAATGTATAGACTCCCTAAACCATAA
- the LOC130689067 gene encoding uncharacterized protein LOC130689067 isoform X2, giving the protein MGATGLPLLYTAILLALSVSYIQGRVGFEKLSEMDYRGNTYYTIRNLSLYECQGWCREEPDCAAASFSFVVNPLAPIQETVCLLQNETTGASPTVTPQKSVSTYYMIKLNIRSENVCNRPWTFERVPNKMLRGLDNALIFTATKESCLAACLNERRFVCRSAEYNYITTKCHLSEHDRRSVDDNVELVDAQGVDYFENLCLKAADGCRGVRQYAVPSVGVAEDRVAQHADVYFYVDKELLASNEAACQRACQVENEFLCRSYLYKESSAGLEYNCQLYHLDHFSLPDGPTTFLTTDRPLLDDGEPVGKFVENVCISPDGLGELTGQEVVSGGGAGGPISGSLTGGSGSGTGGSLNVGSGIGGGTTGGSGSTGTGGSGSTGTGGSGSTGTGGSGNTGTGGSSGTGVSTPRPTRPTRPGLNVGSGITAGSGTTGTDGTDFTGITSGGSGGISSGGTGDLTTATESDINCDRTGTCYDVGVHCRDTKIEVLIKTNKPFSGRVYALGRSETCNIDVQNSDSFRLDLSMNGGDCNTQSMSGMFTNTIVLQHHSVVMTKGDKIYKIKCTYDMSPRNVSFGMMPIRDPDMISITSAPAAPPPRIRILDPSGGDVETVRIGDRLIFRIEIPGNTPYGIFARSCLAMAKDSRSTFQIIDDDGCPTDPSIFPRFVPDGTALQSTYEAFRFTESYGVIFQCNVRYCLGPCEPANCQWGRDTMESWGRKRRNAETPEKTEEDMTLSQEILVLDFGDDETKFSNRQTASLPANFPNNSEK; this is encoded by the exons ATGGGTGCGACCGGGTTACCGCTGCTTTACACAGCCATTTTGTTGGCCCTCAGCGTTTCCTACATTCAAG gaCGGGTCGGTTTTGAGAAGCTGTCGGAAATGGACTACCGAGGCAACACTTACTACACGATCCGCAATTTGTCGCTCTACGAATGTCAAGGATGGTGCAGAGAAGAGCCGGACTGTGCGGCGGCGTCCTTCag TTTTGTGGTCAACCCACTGGCGCCCATCCAGGAGACCGTGTGCCTGTTGCAAAATGAGACGACCGGGGCCAGTCCCACCGTCACTCCGCAAAAATCCGTCTCCACTTATTACATGATCAAGCTCAACATCAGATCAG AGAATGTATGCAACCGACCGTGGACTTTTGAGAGAGTGCCAAACAAGATGCTTCGCGGTCTGGACAACGCTCTCATCTTCACAGCTACCAAAGAGTCTTGCCTGGCCGCTTGCCTCAACGAG AGACGATTCGTTTGTCGGTCGGCCGAGTACAACTACATCACAACCAAGTGCCACCTCAGCGAACATGACCGACGCTCTGTCGATGACAATGTCGAATTGGTAGATGCCCAAGGAGTCGactattttgaaaatctttgcTTGAAAG CTGCTGATGGATGTCGTGGAGTTCGCCAGTACGCAGTGCCGTCCGTCGGTGTAGCCGAAGATCGTGTGGCCCAACACGCCGACGTCTATTTTTATGTCGACAAAGAACTATTG GCCAGTAACGAAGCAGCTTGTCAACGCGCCTGTCAAGTCGAGAACGAATTCCTTTGCCGTTCTTACTTGTACAAAGAGAGCTCCGCCGGTCTAGAGTACAATTGCCAGCTGTATCATTTGGATCATTTCTCCCTGCCCGACGGACCGACCACTTTCCTGACCACGGACCGACCGCTGCTCGACGACGGAGAGCCTGTCGGCAAGTTCGTCGAGAACGTCTGCATCA GTCCTGATGGACTTGGTGAACTTACTGGACAAGAGGTCGTCAGTGGTGGAGGTGCCGGCGGACCCATCAGCGGAAGTCTTACTGGAGGAAGTGGATCTGGAACAGGTGGCAGTCTTAATGTAGGCAGTGGAATTGGAGGTGGCACAACCGGCGGAAGTGGAAGCACTGGAACTGGAGGAAGTGGAAGCACTGGAACTGGAGGAAGTGGAAGCACTGGAACTGGAG GAAGTGGAAACACTGGAACTGGTGGAAGCAGTGGAACTGGCGTCAGCACACCTCGTCCAACTCGTCCTACTCGACCAGGTCTCAACGTTGGATCAGGTATCACGGCGGGCAGTGGAACTACCGGCACTGATGGCACAGATTTCACTGGAATCACCAGCGGTGGATCAGGCGGAATCAGCAGCGGAGGCACAGGCGATTTAACTACCGCCACCGAATCTGATATCAACTGTGATCGTACTGGAACTTGTTACGATG TTGGAGTCCATTGCCGTGATACCAAGATCGAGGTCCTGATTAAAACCAACAAGCCATTCAGCGGCCGTGTTTACGCCCTTGGCAGAAGCGAGACTTGCAACATCGATGTTCAAAATAGCGATAGCTTCCGGCTGGATCTCTCCATGAACGGCGGCGATTGTAACACGCAATCCATGTCTGGCATGTTTACCAACACGATCGTCCTCCAGCACCACAGCGTTGTCATGACTAAAGGAGATAAAATCTACAAGATTAAGTGTACTTATGACATGTCGCCGCGTAACGTTTCCTTCGGAATGATGCCCATCAG AGATCCGGACATGATCAGCATTACTTCAGCTCCTGCTGCACCTCCTCCACGTATACGTATCTTGGATCCCAGCGGTGGAGATGTCGAGACTGTTCGTATTGGAGACCGACTCATTTTCCGCATCGAAATCCCCGGCAACa CTCCCTACGGTATTTTCGCCCGCAGCTGTCTTGCTATGGCCAAAGACTCTAGAAGCACCTTCCAGATCATCGATGATGATGG TTGCCCAACGGACCCCTCCATCTTCCCTCGCTTCGTGCCCGACGGTACAGCTTTGCAGAGCACCTACGAGGCTTTCCGCTTCACTGAGAGCTACGGAGTCATCTTCCAATGTAACGTTCGCTATTGTCTCGGACCTTGCGAACCG gCTAACTGCCAATGGGGAAGAGATACCATGGAATCATGGGGACGTAAACGTCGTAACGCCGAGACACCAGAAAAGACCGAAGAGGACATGACATTGTCGCAGGAAATCCTCGTCTTGGACTTTGGAGATGATGAAACCAAATTCAGCAACAGACAGACAGCTTCGTTGCCTGCCAACTTCCCTAACAACAGTGAGAAATAG
- the LOC130689031 gene encoding kinesin-like protein KIF23, with protein MKPSRLKIAPKVPTKPPMTPARSKQTLMTSRDRDPVQVYCRIRPLDVPNEESCVTVLSDTVVQVVPPESSQGYRSGTTKATQYTFTGVFDEKSTQKPIFHTVTLPLIEDLLHGKNSLLFAYGVTGSGKTHTMNGELQDGGIIPRCLDVIFNSIGHFQAKKYIFKPDRMNSFEIQSELDALAERQTEITNKFKTPARRGQENEGQRVTDATRITALDEDQAFAVFVTFVEVYNNTVFDLLDDTPIDPLRPGKIQSKILREDQHHNMYVHAVTEVEVKSADEAAEVLAKGQKRRRVAHTTLNAESSRSHSVFNIRVVQAPLDYQGATPEKVLTVGQLSLVDLAGSERNSRTKTTGERLREAGSINNTLMTLRSCMEILRENQLNGTNKMVPYRDSKITHLFKSYFDGEGKVRMIVCVNPRADDYDETLSVMRFAEMAQEVQIARAVQPNVRMEATPKATPAGREALLPGRRKANRVLTEAYRKLEQGGISNPQSEVPFDIDMVFSAARCSWPPLELQSASDDRLITALVEYLQVRIREQQSRREQQMKKCVEMRTLVREMEEELILKRQEVLSLNEQLKDERSRRQTFENRVLNAESANATLQRHVAEHQKYARLLEEELKEKDCLLNQGEIEILNVKAKEKTKRQLEREKVKRELDRYKQVESQLQRQTERFLVMRDLLDAGCSVKVPGTAGSSESDTRTPSIGATHRVSDPKLVGTPSLRGPAVSTRKRRSRSVDPGKGWLDHRPENILDLDTVFQPQMNRAKSITKLVDSKSVTDAKISKYVLTTQEQDSSGEIETKLYKGDVLTTVGGGAQVVLQDVEILRHSSPTAVKRHSDGRLKDVHSRVADIENRCGHAIEGHNRVKKHCP; from the exons ATGAAGCCCTC TCGGTTAAAGATTGCACCAAAGGTGCCAACAAAACCTCCAATGACACCAGCAAGATCCAAACAAACTCTGATGACTTCTAGGGATCGGGATCCCGTTCAAGTTTATTGCAGAATTAGGCCACTTGATGTACCAAATGAAGAATCTTGTGTTACAGTATTGAGTGACACTGTTGTGCAGGTTGTGCCACCGGAATCTTCTCAAGGGTACAGAAGTGGAACCACAAAA GCTACACAATATACATTTACTGGGGTTTTTGACGAAAAATCCACTCAGAAGCCTATTTTCCACACAGTTACCTTACCACTAATTGAAGACCTGCTCCATGGCAAAAATAGCTTACTTTTTGCTTATGGTGTAACTGGTTCTGGAAAGACCCATACAATGAATGGGGAATTACAGGATGGTGGCATTATCCCACGTTGTTTGGATGTTATATTCAACAGCATTGGACATTTTCAG gcaaaaaaatatatttttaaaccaGATCGAATGAacagttttgaaattcaaagtGAATTGGATGCTTTGGCAGAAAGGCAGACTGAGATTACAAACAAATTCAA GACTCCTGCGCGAAGAGGACAAGAGAATGAGGGGCAACGGGTAACAGATGCCACGCGCATAACCGCTTTAGATGAAGACCAGGCTTTTGCTGTATTTGTCACTTTCGTCGAGGTTTACAACAATACCGTATTTGACCTATTGGATGATACCCCAATTGACCCTTTACGTCCCGGAAAAATACAATCGAAAATCTTGAGAGAAGATCAGCATCATAATAT GTATGTTCATGCTGTAACTGAAGTAGAAGTTAAATCGGCAGATGAAGCTGCTGAAGTTCTCGCAAAAGGCCAAAAGCGGCGCCGTGTTGCTCATACTACTCTTAACGCAGAGTCAAGCCGAAGCCACTCCGTGTTTAATATTCGTGTTGTTCAGGCTCCCCTTGATTATCAG GGTGCTACTCCGGAGAAGGTGCTTACAGTGGGACAGCTATCATTGGTTGATCTTGCTGGTTCTGAGCGTAACAGTCGAACCAAAACGACAGGCGAACGGTTACGTGAAGCGGGTAGTATTAACAATACTTTAATGACTCTTCGCTCGTGTATGGAAATACTTCGCGAGAACCAGTTAAATGGCACAAATAAAATGGTGCCCTATCGCGACTCCAAGATTACTCACCTTTTTAAA agcTATTTTGACGGAGAAGGAAAGGTTAGAATGATTGTTTGTGTAAACCCACGTGCAGACGACTACGACGAAACTCTTTCCGTTATGCGTTTCGCTGAAATGGCCCAAGAAGTTCAAATCGCACGTGCTGTGCAGCCAAATGTTCGAATGGAGGCAACACCTAAAGCGACGCCGGCAGGGAGAGAAGCACTTCTCCCCGGTCGCAGAAAGGCAAATCGTGTGCTTACTGAAGCCTATCGTAAATTGGAACAG GGCGGGATATCAAACCCTCAATCGGAGGTACCGTTTGACATTGATATGGTTTTCAGCGCAGCTCGTTGTTCATGGCCTCCTCTAGAACTACAATCAGCGTCAGACGATCGATTAATTACCGCACTCGTTGAATATCTTCAA GTGCGAATTCGCGAGCAACAGAGCCGCCGTGaacaacaaatgaagaagTGCGTCGAAATGCGAACACTCGTTCgtgaaatggaagaagaacttATATTGAAACGGCAAGAAGTGTTGAGTTTAAACGAACAACTGAAAGACGAGCGATCCCGTCgccaaacatttgaaaatcgCGTCCTCAACGCAGAATCAGCTAATGCCACTCTACAGCGTCATGTAGCGGAACATCAAAAATACGCTAG GCTACTAGAAGaggaattgaaagaaaaagattgctTGCTTAACCAGggagaaattgaaattttgaatgtGAAAGCCAAAGAAAAGACCAAACGGCAATTGGAACGAGAGAAGGTCAAACGAGAACTTGATCGGTATAAGCAAGTCGAATCTCAGCTTCAGCGACAAACCGAAAGATTCTTGGTTATGCGAGATTTACTTGACGCTGGCTGTTCAGTTAAAGTTCCTGGAACCGCTGGTTCCAGCGAATCAGACACTCGCACGCCTTCCATTGGAGCTACACACCGTGTTTCTGATCCCAAGCTGGTTGGAACTCCCTCTTTAAGG GGGCCAGCTGTGTCTACGCGGAAGCGCCGTTCTCGTTCGGTAGATCCCGGCAAGGGATGGTTGGACCATCGTCCAGAAAATATCCTTGATTTGGACACAGTATTCCAGCCGCAGATGAATCGTGCAAAGTCGATTACAAAATTAGTGGATTCAAAGTCAGTCACAGATGCAAAGATTTCGAAATATGTCCTTACTACACAAGAACAG GATTCTTCTGGTGAAATCGAAACAAAACTTTATAAAGGCGATGTCTTGACCACTGTGGGTGGTGGAGCTCAG GTTGTCTTGCAAGATGTTGAAATTCTTCGGCATTCGTCACCGACTGCTGTTAAACGTCACAGTGATGGAAGATTGAAGGACGTGCACAGTCGAGTAGCTGATATAGAAAACCGCTGTGGCCACGCAATTGAAGGACACAATCGGGTTAAGAAGCATTGTCCTTAA